One Leisingera sp. M658 genomic window carries:
- a CDS encoding LysR family transcriptional regulator, producing the protein MAYLDNIRTFVRVYELGNMSAAARDMRISAAVASSRISQLEDHLNVRLFQRTTRLLNPTEQGNLFYHGAVKILEAVDEAEADISNVTQTPRGTLYVAAPLGLGQHLIAPAVPNFNEAYPLISIRLRLSDRKLDLAAEGLDAAFFLGVPEDSNLRIRKIADCARVLCAAPEYIRQRGQPASSDELKTEAHDCLNLRYPGAPEFQWPLRSQDGVKRVTVTGPFESDHGDVLTSWALDGHGIILKPVFEISEHLASGRLVPVLAEEPPVPIQMACLYVHRRHQDPKVRLFMDFMVDHIQASLPSE; encoded by the coding sequence ATGGCCTATCTCGACAACATCCGCACCTTCGTCCGTGTCTATGAACTTGGCAATATGTCTGCCGCGGCGCGCGACATGCGGATTTCGGCGGCGGTGGCGTCGTCGCGGATTTCACAGCTGGAGGACCACCTGAATGTGCGGCTGTTCCAGCGCACCACCCGGCTGCTTAATCCGACCGAACAGGGCAACTTGTTTTATCACGGCGCGGTCAAGATCCTGGAAGCGGTGGACGAGGCCGAGGCCGATATCAGCAACGTGACGCAAACCCCGCGCGGCACGCTCTATGTGGCCGCACCCTTGGGGCTGGGGCAGCACCTGATTGCGCCGGCGGTGCCGAATTTCAATGAGGCCTATCCGCTGATCTCAATCCGGCTGCGGCTGTCGGACCGCAAGCTGGACCTGGCCGCCGAAGGTCTGGATGCGGCGTTCTTTCTCGGCGTGCCGGAGGATTCCAACCTGCGCATCCGCAAGATTGCCGATTGTGCGCGGGTGCTGTGCGCGGCGCCGGAGTACATCAGGCAGCGCGGCCAGCCTGCCAGCAGCGACGAGCTGAAGACCGAGGCGCACGACTGCCTGAACCTGCGCTATCCCGGCGCACCGGAGTTCCAATGGCCGTTGCGCAGCCAGGACGGGGTCAAGCGGGTAACCGTCACCGGACCGTTTGAATCGGATCACGGTGATGTGCTGACCAGCTGGGCGTTGGACGGGCATGGGATCATCCTGAAGCCGGTGTTCGAGATTTCTGAACACCTTGCCTCAGGCCGGCTGGTGCCGGTGCTGGCAGAGGAGCCGCCAGTCCCGATCCAGATGGCCTGCCTCTATGTCCACCGCCGCCATCAGGACCCCAAGGTGCGGCTGTTCATGGACTTCATGGTGGATCACATCCAGGCGTCCCTGCCCTCGGAATGA
- a CDS encoding ureidoglycolate lyase gives MSGRLTAKPLTAAAFAPYGDVIEVAGAPDKMINQGMCGRHHDLAALNFGEDGRAGISMFDAKARHLPHKVDMVERHPEGSQAFVPVNGVPMLVVVADDDGGQPVNLQAFISQPGQSINLHRGTWHGVLAPLGAPGQYIVFDRIGTTPNLEEHWFKEPFTVVAD, from the coding sequence GTGAGCGGGCGGCTGACAGCGAAGCCGCTGACAGCGGCGGCTTTTGCACCCTATGGCGACGTGATCGAGGTTGCAGGCGCGCCGGACAAGATGATCAATCAGGGCATGTGCGGTCGTCACCACGACCTCGCGGCCCTGAACTTCGGCGAGGACGGACGGGCCGGCATCAGCATGTTTGACGCCAAGGCCCGCCACCTGCCGCACAAAGTGGACATGGTGGAACGCCACCCGGAGGGCAGCCAGGCCTTTGTGCCCGTCAACGGCGTGCCGATGCTGGTTGTGGTGGCGGATGATGACGGCGGCCAGCCGGTCAATCTGCAGGCCTTCATCAGCCAGCCGGGCCAGTCCATCAACCTGCACCGCGGCACCTGGCACGGGGTGCTCGCACCCCTTGGCGCGCCCGGCCAATACATCGTTTTCGACCGCATCGGCACCACGCCTAATCTTGAAGAGCACTGGTTCAAGGAGCCTTTCACTGTGGTCGCAGACTGA
- a CDS encoding bifunctional allantoicase/(S)-ureidoglycine aminohydrolase — translation MTKRSYYAPEGGLPPQTQLLTDRAMFTEAYAVIPKGTMSDIVTSFLPFWDKARFWVLSRPLSGFAETFSQYIAEVQPGGGSDRPETEAGTEAVLFVVQGAMTLTIDGTAHEMEEGGYAFLPPHANWSLRNNGDAPVRFHWIRKAYQAVAGLDTPEAFVTNENHVDPTPMPGTEGKWATTRFVDPNDLRHDMHVTIVTFEPGAVIPFAETHVMEHGLYVLEGKAVYRLNQDWVEVEAGDYMWLRAFCPQACYAGGPGKFRYLLYKDVNRHMPLAPLR, via the coding sequence ATGACCAAACGATCCTATTACGCACCGGAAGGCGGGCTGCCGCCGCAGACCCAGCTGCTGACCGACCGCGCGATGTTCACCGAGGCCTATGCGGTGATCCCCAAAGGCACGATGAGCGACATCGTGACCAGTTTTCTGCCGTTCTGGGACAAGGCCCGGTTCTGGGTCTTGTCACGGCCATTGTCCGGATTTGCCGAAACATTTTCGCAGTATATCGCTGAGGTTCAGCCAGGCGGCGGCAGTGATCGTCCCGAAACCGAAGCGGGCACTGAGGCGGTGCTGTTTGTGGTGCAAGGTGCGATGACCCTGACCATTGACGGCACTGCGCATGAAATGGAGGAGGGCGGCTATGCCTTCCTGCCGCCGCATGCCAATTGGAGCTTGCGCAACAATGGCGATGCGCCGGTCCGGTTCCACTGGATCCGCAAGGCGTATCAAGCTGTTGCCGGGCTGGACACCCCCGAAGCCTTTGTCACCAATGAAAATCATGTCGATCCGACCCCGATGCCGGGGACCGAAGGTAAATGGGCAACAACGCGGTTTGTCGATCCGAACGATCTGCGCCACGATATGCATGTGACGATCGTGACTTTCGAGCCCGGTGCGGTGATCCCGTTTGCCGAGACCCATGTGATGGAACACGGGCTTTATGTGCTGGAGGGCAAGGCGGTGTACCGGCTGAACCAGGATTGGGTCGAGGTTGAGGCCGGCGATTACATGTGGCTGCGTGCCTTCTGCCCGCAGGCCTGTTATGCGGGCGGCCCGGGCAAATTCCGCTATCTGCTGTACAAGGATGTGAACCGGCACATGCCGCTGGCGCCGCTGCGCTGA
- the uraH gene encoding hydroxyisourate hydrolase, which produces MTGFLTTHVLDTARGCPAEGLMIDLYRIDGSERIHLRSLTTNDDGRTDEQILPAGEFVTGTYELVFHAGGYLRATGQAGADPLFLDEVPLRFGMSEADSHYHVPLLLSPYGYSTYRGS; this is translated from the coding sequence ATGACCGGATTTCTGACCACCCATGTGCTGGACACCGCCCGCGGCTGCCCGGCGGAAGGGCTGATGATCGACCTTTACCGGATCGACGGCAGCGAGCGCATCCATCTGCGCAGTCTGACCACCAATGACGATGGCCGCACGGATGAACAGATCCTGCCGGCAGGTGAATTCGTAACCGGCACTTATGAGCTGGTGTTCCATGCCGGCGGCTATCTGCGCGCTACCGGCCAGGCCGGCGCGGACCCGCTGTTTCTGGACGAGGTGCCGCTGCGCTTTGGCATGAGCGAGGCGGACAGCCACTATCACGTGCCGCTGCTCTTGTCGCCCTACGGCTATTCCACCTACCGCGGCAGCTGA
- a CDS encoding uracil-xanthine permease family protein, with amino-acid sequence MADTSIGTPAQLRDPNYTPPLHKAVPLGIQHVLAMFVSNVTPAIIVAGAAGFGFGSNSPDFPELLYLIQMSMLFAGIATLLQTITLGPIGSALPIVQGTSFAFLPIMIPLVAGKGVDGLAALFTGVIVGGIFHGLLGTVIGKIRFALPPLVTGLVVTMIGLALVKVGIQYAAGGVPAIGTPEYGSLLNWSAALVVIIVTLGLKFFTKGMLSVSAVLLGLIVGYIYALMTGMLTFEAVSGSWSQAAAFALPQPFKYGVEFSAAAIIGFCLMSFVSAVETVGDVSGVTKGGAGREATEQEIEGATYADGVGTAVAGFFGAFPNTSFSQNVGLIAMTGVMSRHVVTCGAIFLIICGLVPKVGAVIRTVPIEVLGGGVIVMFGMVVAAGVSMLSDVDWNRRNMVIFAISLSIGLGLQLEPGALQHMPDTARILLTSGLLPAALIAIVLNLVLPQELAGEATEEVSGGMSGHGRGSLPHEDRS; translated from the coding sequence ATGGCTGATACTTCCATCGGGACGCCGGCACAGCTGCGCGACCCGAATTACACCCCGCCTTTGCACAAGGCGGTCCCGCTGGGCATCCAGCATGTGCTGGCGATGTTTGTTTCAAACGTGACACCTGCGATCATCGTGGCCGGCGCCGCCGGTTTCGGGTTCGGATCCAACTCGCCGGATTTCCCGGAGCTGCTGTACCTGATCCAGATGTCGATGCTGTTTGCCGGTATTGCCACACTGCTGCAGACAATCACCCTGGGGCCGATCGGTTCTGCGCTGCCGATTGTGCAGGGTACATCTTTTGCCTTTTTGCCGATCATGATCCCGCTGGTTGCAGGCAAGGGTGTGGATGGGCTGGCAGCCCTTTTCACCGGCGTCATTGTCGGCGGCATCTTTCATGGGCTGCTCGGCACAGTAATTGGCAAGATCCGCTTTGCCCTGCCGCCGCTGGTCACCGGGCTGGTGGTGACAATGATCGGCCTGGCGCTGGTCAAGGTCGGCATCCAATACGCGGCGGGCGGCGTTCCCGCCATTGGCACGCCGGAATACGGCTCGCTGTTGAACTGGTCGGCGGCGCTGGTGGTGATCATTGTCACCCTTGGCCTGAAATTCTTTACCAAGGGCATGCTGTCGGTCTCGGCCGTGCTGCTGGGGCTGATCGTGGGCTACATCTATGCATTGATGACCGGCATGCTGACGTTTGAAGCCGTCTCCGGCTCCTGGTCGCAAGCCGCAGCCTTTGCCCTGCCGCAGCCGTTCAAATACGGGGTCGAGTTCTCCGCCGCCGCGATCATCGGCTTTTGCCTGATGAGCTTTGTCTCTGCCGTTGAAACCGTGGGCGATGTGTCCGGCGTGACCAAGGGCGGCGCAGGCCGCGAGGCCACCGAGCAGGAAATCGAAGGCGCCACTTATGCTGATGGTGTCGGCACCGCGGTTGCGGGCTTCTTTGGCGCCTTCCCCAATACATCATTCAGCCAGAACGTCGGCCTGATTGCGATGACCGGGGTGATGAGCCGCCATGTGGTGACCTGCGGCGCCATCTTCCTGATCATCTGCGGGCTGGTGCCCAAGGTGGGTGCGGTGATCCGCACGGTGCCGATCGAAGTGCTGGGCGGCGGTGTGATTGTGATGTTCGGTATGGTGGTTGCGGCCGGTGTGTCGATGCTGTCGGATGTGGACTGGAACCGCCGCAACATGGTGATCTTTGCGATTTCCCTGTCCATTGGCCTGGGTCTGCAGCTGGAACCCGGTGCTTTGCAGCATATGCCCGATACCGCGCGGATCCTGCTGACCAGCGGTCTGCTGCCAGCCGCGCTGATTGCCATCGTGCTGAACCTGGTTCTGCCGCAAGAGCTGGCGGGTGAAGCAACCGAAGAAGTCTCAGGCGGGATGAGCGGCCATGGCCGCGGATCGCTACCGCATGAGGATCGCAGCTGA
- the bhcD gene encoding iminosuccinate reductase BhcD translates to MYIVPEKAIADLVTRKASFDAVEKVFAAMAAGDAYNFPVVREAIGHEDALYGFKGGFDQAGLTLGLKAGGYWPNNLEKRGLINHQSTVFLFDPDTGKVKAMVGGNLLTALRTAAASSVSIKHLARKDAKVIGMIGAGHQAKFQLRAALEQRQFEKVIGWNLHPDMLPNLQEVADEAGLPFEAVELDGIREADVIISITSSFDAILKAGQVSPGTHIACMGTDTKGKQEVDPQLLVAADVFTDEVAQSISIGEAQHAVAQGLIQETDVAQIGAVINGTNPGRISDDQITLFDGTGVGLQDLAVAASVVEAAVEKGIAIEVDF, encoded by the coding sequence ATGTACATCGTTCCGGAAAAGGCGATTGCGGACCTGGTGACCCGTAAAGCCTCGTTCGACGCGGTCGAGAAGGTCTTTGCCGCCATGGCCGCAGGTGATGCCTACAACTTCCCCGTGGTGCGGGAGGCGATCGGTCACGAGGACGCGCTTTACGGCTTCAAAGGCGGATTTGACCAAGCTGGTCTTACCCTGGGCCTCAAGGCAGGCGGCTACTGGCCGAACAACCTGGAAAAACGCGGGCTGATCAACCACCAGTCCACCGTTTTCCTGTTCGATCCGGACACTGGCAAGGTGAAGGCGATGGTGGGTGGCAACCTGCTGACCGCGCTGCGCACCGCCGCGGCCTCCTCGGTGTCGATCAAGCATCTGGCCCGCAAGGACGCCAAGGTGATCGGCATGATCGGCGCGGGCCATCAGGCCAAGTTCCAGCTGCGTGCAGCACTGGAGCAGCGGCAGTTTGAAAAAGTGATTGGCTGGAACCTGCATCCTGACATGCTGCCGAACCTGCAGGAAGTGGCGGACGAGGCCGGGCTGCCCTTTGAAGCGGTGGAGCTGGACGGTATACGCGAGGCGGATGTGATCATCTCGATCACCTCCTCCTTTGATGCGATCCTGAAGGCGGGCCAGGTCAGCCCTGGCACCCACATTGCCTGCATGGGCACCGACACCAAGGGCAAGCAAGAGGTCGATCCGCAGCTGCTGGTCGCGGCAGATGTATTCACCGACGAGGTCGCCCAGTCGATCTCTATCGGTGAGGCCCAGCACGCGGTGGCCCAGGGCCTGATCCAGGAGACGGACGTGGCCCAGATCGGTGCGGTGATCAATGGCACCAACCCTGGACGCATTTCAGACGATCAGATCACCCTGTTCGACGGCACTGGCGTCGGCCTGCAGGATCTGGCCGTCGCGGCTTCGGTTGTTGAAGCGGCGGTTGAAAAGGGCATCGCCATCGAGGTCGACTTCTGA
- the puuE gene encoding allantoinase PuuE, with protein MTRYPRDLRGYGAAAPDPQWPNGAKTAVQFVLNYEEGGENCILHGDAASEAFLSDIPGAAQWPGQRHWNMESVYEYGSRAGFWRLHRLFTGAGIPLTIYGVATALARSPEQVQAMKDANWEIASHGLKWVEHKDMPEDEERAAIAEAVRLHTEVTGDRPRGWYTGRCSANTVRLAAEEGGFDYISDTYDDDLPYWLETGGRDQLIIPYTLEANDMRFANSPGWITGEHFFQYLRDAFDVIYAEGEAGAPKMMTIGLHCRLIGRPGKIAGLKRFIEYIQGFDGVWCPRRIDIAEHWAETHPPVKRERPSQMDRADFVAKFGSIFEHSPWIADRAYDLELGPAHDCAAGVHNALCRKFRTASEEERLGVLTAHPDLAGKLAAAGRLTAESTSEQSSAGLDMLTDDERESFTRLNTEYVEKHGFPFIIAVRDHNKTSIMEAFHRRIHNDRATEFDEACRQVERIAQFRLQDLLP; from the coding sequence GTGACGCGCTATCCTCGTGACTTGCGCGGATACGGTGCTGCCGCACCTGACCCGCAGTGGCCTAATGGGGCCAAAACCGCCGTGCAATTTGTTCTGAACTACGAAGAAGGCGGTGAAAACTGCATCCTGCACGGGGATGCGGCGTCCGAGGCCTTTTTGTCCGACATTCCCGGCGCTGCGCAATGGCCCGGCCAGCGCCATTGGAACATGGAGTCGGTTTATGAATACGGCAGCCGCGCCGGCTTCTGGCGGTTGCACCGGCTGTTCACCGGCGCCGGTATTCCGCTGACCATCTATGGCGTCGCCACCGCGCTGGCCCGCTCACCCGAACAGGTGCAGGCGATGAAAGACGCGAACTGGGAGATTGCCAGCCACGGGTTGAAATGGGTCGAGCATAAAGACATGCCCGAGGACGAAGAACGCGCCGCGATTGCCGAGGCGGTGCGCCTTCATACTGAGGTCACCGGCGACCGTCCGCGCGGCTGGTACACCGGACGTTGCAGCGCCAACACCGTGCGGCTTGCGGCGGAGGAAGGCGGGTTTGATTATATTTCAGACACCTATGACGACGACCTGCCCTATTGGCTGGAGACCGGCGGGCGCGATCAGCTGATCATCCCCTACACGCTGGAAGCCAACGACATGCGGTTTGCCAATTCGCCGGGCTGGATCACGGGCGAGCATTTCTTCCAGTATCTGAGGGATGCCTTTGACGTGATCTATGCCGAGGGCGAGGCCGGTGCGCCGAAGATGATGACCATCGGTCTGCATTGCCGCTTGATCGGACGTCCGGGCAAGATTGCGGGCCTCAAACGTTTCATTGAGTATATTCAGGGCTTTGATGGTGTCTGGTGTCCGCGCCGGATCGACATTGCCGAGCACTGGGCCGAAACCCACCCACCAGTGAAGCGCGAGCGCCCCAGCCAAATGGACCGCGCGGATTTTGTCGCCAAGTTCGGTTCGATCTTCGAGCATTCGCCTTGGATCGCCGACCGCGCCTATGATCTGGAGCTTGGCCCTGCGCATGACTGCGCCGCTGGCGTTCACAACGCGCTGTGCCGCAAATTCCGCACCGCCAGCGAGGAAGAACGCCTGGGCGTGCTGACCGCGCACCCGGATCTGGCGGGCAAACTGGCCGCTGCCGGGCGTCTGACCGCCGAGAGCACATCGGAACAATCCAGTGCCGGGCTGGATATGCTGACAGATGACGAGCGCGAGAGCTTCACCCGGCTCAACACCGAGTATGTGGAAAAGCACGGCTTCCCCTTCATCATTGCGGTGCGCGACCACAACAAGACGTCAATCATGGAGGCGTTCCACCGCCGTATCCACAATGACCGGGCGACCGAGTTCGATGAGGCCTGCCGCCAGGTCGAGCGCATTGCCCAGTTCCGCCTGCAGGACCTGCTGCCGTGA
- the bhcC gene encoding 3-hydroxy-D-aspartate aldolase BhcC → MNAQTKFDDLEVGYDVPAIPGMDEADIQTPALVLDLDALERNIKKMGDYAKAHGMRHRVHGKMHKSVDVAKLQESLGGAVGVCCQKVSEAEVFARGGIKDVLVSNQVRDPQKIDRLARLPNLGARTIVCVDDIDNVADLSAAAQKHGTQLEVLIEIDCGAGRCGVTTTEAVVIIAKAVNAAENLKFTGIQAYQGAMQHMDSYADRKAKLDIAIAQVADAVEGLKAEGIDCELVSGGGTGSYYFESNSGVYNELQCGSYAFMDADYGRILDKDGNRIDQGEWENAFFLLTQVMSHAKSDKAIVDAGLKAQSVDSGLPFIFGRDDVEYIKCSDEHGVVSDPNGALKVGDKLRLVPGHCDPTANVHDWYVGVRDGKVETVWPVSARGKAY, encoded by the coding sequence ATGAACGCACAGACCAAATTTGACGACCTCGAAGTCGGCTATGATGTCCCGGCGATCCCGGGCATGGATGAGGCTGACATCCAGACCCCGGCGCTGGTGCTGGACCTGGACGCGCTGGAGCGCAACATCAAGAAGATGGGCGACTATGCCAAGGCGCACGGCATGCGCCACCGGGTGCACGGCAAGATGCATAAATCGGTGGATGTGGCCAAACTGCAGGAATCTCTGGGCGGCGCGGTTGGCGTCTGCTGCCAGAAGGTATCTGAGGCAGAGGTTTTTGCCCGCGGCGGCATCAAGGACGTTCTGGTCTCGAACCAAGTGCGCGACCCGCAGAAGATCGACCGTCTGGCCCGCCTGCCCAATCTGGGTGCGCGCACCATTGTCTGCGTCGATGATATCGACAATGTGGCCGACCTGTCGGCAGCAGCGCAGAAGCATGGCACCCAGTTGGAAGTCCTGATTGAGATCGACTGCGGCGCGGGGCGCTGCGGCGTGACCACCACCGAGGCTGTTGTGATCATCGCCAAAGCTGTGAACGCGGCCGAGAACCTCAAGTTCACAGGCATTCAGGCCTATCAGGGTGCGATGCAGCACATGGACAGCTACGCAGACCGCAAGGCCAAGCTGGACATCGCCATCGCCCAGGTTGCCGATGCGGTTGAGGGCCTGAAGGCCGAAGGCATCGACTGCGAGCTGGTGTCCGGCGGCGGCACTGGCTCCTACTACTTTGAATCAAACTCCGGCGTGTACAACGAACTGCAGTGCGGCTCTTACGCCTTCATGGACGCCGATTACGGTCGCATCCTGGACAAGGACGGCAACCGGATCGACCAAGGTGAGTGGGAAAACGCCTTCTTCCTGCTGACCCAGGTGATGAGCCACGCCAAATCCGACAAGGCCATTGTTGACGCCGGCCTCAAAGCGCAGTCGGTGGACAGCGGGCTGCCCTTCATCTTTGGCCGCGACGACGTGGAATACATCAAATGCTCGGACGAGCACGGCGTGGTTTCCGACCCGAACGGCGCGCTGAAAGTGGGCGACAAGCTGCGCCTGGTGCCGGGCCACTGCGACCCCACCGCCAACGTGCATGACTGGTACGTCGGTGTCAGAGACGGCAAGGTTGAAACCGTCTGGCCGGTCTCGGCCCGTGGCAAAGCCTACTAA
- the bhcR gene encoding HTH-type transcriptional regulator BhcR, with product MPQPPRRKGRPKSFDSASQPATIQSLDRALDVLDALAGANGMTLTELSFALDQSAATMYRVLATLEARQIVEMEPQSQTWHIGAMAFRLGSAFLRRSSVIERARPVMRELMEATGETSNLGIERNGDVMFVSQVETHESIRAFFPPGTTSPMHASGIGKALLSCFGEDRLIRFLRGRTLERFTAKTLTSADALRADLTQIRTRGWSFDDEEKAPGMRCVAAPVFGMQGEVLAGISISGPTARMPDGGINGIGALVKDAAQKLSYGLGAPATVETLPG from the coding sequence ATGCCTCAACCGCCACGCCGCAAAGGCCGCCCGAAAAGCTTTGATTCCGCCAGCCAGCCAGCCACGATCCAGTCGCTGGACCGGGCGCTGGATGTGTTGGACGCGTTGGCCGGCGCCAACGGTATGACACTGACAGAACTCTCTTTCGCGCTGGATCAGTCGGCGGCCACCATGTACCGGGTGCTGGCAACCCTGGAGGCGCGCCAGATTGTCGAGATGGAGCCGCAGTCGCAGACCTGGCACATCGGTGCGATGGCGTTCCGGCTCGGCTCCGCCTTTCTGCGCCGCTCCAGTGTGATCGAACGGGCACGGCCGGTGATGCGGGAACTGATGGAGGCCACTGGCGAAACCTCTAACCTCGGGATCGAACGCAATGGCGATGTGATGTTTGTGAGCCAGGTGGAAACGCATGAATCGATCCGTGCATTCTTCCCGCCGGGAACGACCTCCCCAATGCACGCCTCCGGCATCGGCAAGGCGCTGCTCAGCTGTTTCGGAGAGGACCGTCTGATCCGCTTTCTGCGCGGCCGGACGCTGGAGAGGTTCACGGCGAAAACGCTCACCTCAGCGGATGCCCTACGTGCTGACCTCACGCAGATCCGCACCCGAGGCTGGTCTTTTGATGACGAAGAAAAGGCGCCGGGAATGCGCTGCGTTGCGGCGCCGGTTTTTGGCATGCAGGGTGAAGTGCTGGCGGGGATCTCCATCTCCGGCCCAACCGCGCGGATGCCGGACGGCGGCATCAACGGCATCGGCGCCCTGGTCAAGGACGCCGCGCAGAAACTGTCATATGGATTGGGCGCGCCTGCAACTGTGGAAACCCTGCCCGGCTGA
- the bhcB gene encoding beta-hydroxyaspartate dehydratase BhcB, translating into MKDNTMYIPTYEDMLAAHERIQPHIRRTPVRTSAYLNELTGADLFFKCENFQEPGAFKVRGASNAVFGLDEVQAAKGVATHSSGNHASCLSYAAMRRGIPCNVVMPRTAPQAKKDTVRRYGGKITECEPSTSSREETFAKVQAETGGDFVHPYNDHRVIAGQGTCAKEFVEQADGLDMVVAPIGGGGMISGTCLTLSTLAPETQVIAAEPEQADDAYRSFKAGYIIADDAPKTIADGLLVPLKELTWHFVSNHVSEIYTASDAEIIDAMKLIWKHLRVVMEPSSAVPLATILKNKDAFAGKRVGLIVTGGNVDLDTLPWMNS; encoded by the coding sequence ATGAAGGATAACACTATGTATATCCCCACTTACGAGGACATGCTGGCCGCGCATGAGCGTATCCAGCCGCATATCCGGCGCACGCCGGTGCGCACCTCGGCATATCTAAATGAACTGACCGGCGCTGATCTATTCTTTAAATGCGAGAACTTTCAGGAGCCGGGAGCCTTCAAGGTGCGCGGCGCCAGCAACGCGGTTTTCGGACTGGATGAGGTCCAGGCTGCCAAGGGTGTGGCGACGCATTCCTCGGGCAACCATGCCTCCTGCCTGTCTTATGCCGCAATGCGGCGCGGCATCCCGTGCAACGTGGTGATGCCGCGCACCGCGCCGCAGGCCAAAAAGGACACCGTGCGCCGCTATGGCGGCAAGATCACCGAATGCGAGCCGTCCACCAGCTCGCGCGAGGAGACCTTTGCCAAGGTGCAAGCGGAGACCGGCGGCGATTTCGTGCATCCTTACAATGACCACCGCGTCATTGCGGGGCAGGGCACCTGCGCCAAGGAGTTTGTGGAACAGGCTGATGGCCTCGACATGGTAGTGGCCCCGATCGGCGGCGGCGGCATGATCTCGGGCACCTGCCTGACACTGTCGACGTTGGCGCCGGAAACCCAGGTGATCGCAGCGGAACCGGAGCAGGCCGACGACGCCTACCGCAGCTTCAAGGCGGGTTACATCATCGCCGATGATGCGCCCAAGACCATTGCCGACGGGCTGCTGGTACCGCTGAAGGAGCTGACCTGGCACTTCGTCAGCAATCACGTCAGCGAGATCTACACCGCGTCGGACGCGGAGATCATCGATGCGATGAAGCTGATCTGGAAGCACCTGCGGGTCGTGATGGAGCCGTCCAGCGCGGTGCCGCTCGCTACCATTCTGAAAAACAAGGATGCCTTCGCTGGCAAACGCGTGGGCCTGATTGTCACCGGCGGCAATGTCGATCTCGACACGCTGCCCTGGATGAACAGCTGA
- the bhcA gene encoding L-aspartate--glyoxylate aminotransferase BhcA, with protein sequence MSFQNPVFIPGPTNMPEVLRKAVDMPTLDHRSPLFGQILHPALAGVKKVLKSETAEIFVFPSTGTGGWETAITNTLNPGDKILAARNGMFSHRWIDMCQRHGLNVQVVETPWGEGIPADRYEEILTADKGHEIKVVLATHNETATGVKSDIAAVRRALDAAGHPALLFVDGVSSIASMDFRMDEWGVDIAVTGSQKGFMLPPGLAIVGFSPKAMKAAETATLPRTFFDIKDMAAGYANSAYPYTPSVGLLNGLNMACGMLLNEGLENVFARHHRIAEGVRAAVSAWGLELCAVSPDVCSDSVSAIRTPDGFDANKFVSLAAEKYGVAFGTGLGEVAGKVFRIGHLGSLTDVMALSGIATAEMVMADLGLNIQLGSGVAAAQDYYRGNTANSAKAAA encoded by the coding sequence ATGAGCTTTCAAAATCCGGTTTTCATCCCCGGTCCGACCAATATGCCCGAAGTGCTGCGCAAAGCAGTGGACATGCCGACGCTGGACCACCGCTCGCCGCTGTTCGGTCAGATTCTGCATCCGGCACTGGCCGGCGTGAAGAAGGTTCTGAAAAGCGAGACCGCCGAAATCTTCGTCTTTCCGTCGACCGGCACCGGCGGCTGGGAAACCGCGATCACCAACACGCTGAACCCAGGTGACAAGATTTTGGCTGCCCGCAACGGCATGTTCAGCCACCGCTGGATCGATATGTGCCAGCGTCACGGGCTGAATGTTCAAGTCGTTGAGACCCCTTGGGGCGAGGGCATTCCAGCCGACCGCTACGAGGAAATCCTGACCGCCGACAAGGGCCACGAAATCAAGGTGGTTCTGGCCACCCATAACGAGACCGCAACCGGCGTTAAATCCGACATCGCCGCCGTCCGCCGGGCACTGGATGCCGCTGGCCACCCGGCGCTGCTGTTTGTGGATGGCGTGTCCTCGATCGCTTCGATGGACTTCCGCATGGACGAATGGGGCGTCGATATTGCCGTCACCGGCTCGCAAAAGGGCTTCATGCTGCCGCCTGGACTGGCCATTGTCGGCTTCTCTCCCAAGGCTATGAAGGCTGCCGAGACGGCGACCTTGCCGCGCACCTTCTTTGATATCAAGGACATGGCCGCCGGTTATGCCAACAGCGCCTATCCCTACACGCCCTCTGTCGGCCTGCTGAACGGTCTGAACATGGCCTGTGGTATGCTGCTGAACGAAGGGCTGGAGAACGTCTTTGCCCGGCACCACCGGATTGCCGAAGGCGTTCGCGCTGCGGTCAGCGCCTGGGGGCTGGAACTGTGCGCCGTGTCGCCGGATGTCTGCTCCGACAGTGTCAGCGCCATCCGCACGCCGGACGGGTTTGATGCCAACAAGTTTGTGAGCCTGGCAGCCGAGAAATACGGCGTCGCCTTTGGCACCGGCCTGGGCGAGGTCGCAGGCAAGGTGTTCCGCATCGGCCATCTGGGCAGCCTGACCGATGTGATGGCGCTGTCGGGCATTGCCACCGCCGAAATGGTCATGGCCGACCTTGGCCTGAACATCCAGCTGGGTTCTGGCGTGGCAGCGGCACAGGATTACTACCGCGGCAACACCGCCAACAGCGCCAAGGCTGCCGCCTGA